In Ammospiza caudacuta isolate bAmmCau1 chromosome 2, bAmmCau1.pri, whole genome shotgun sequence, a genomic segment contains:
- the P2RY6 gene encoding P2Y purinoceptor 6, protein MANLTATSSGRNSCTYHEEFKQVLLPLVYSAVFVVGLPLNAVVIGQIWLARQALSRTTIYMLNLAVADLLYVCSLPLLIYNYTQKDYWPFGDFTCKFVRFQFYTNLHSSIFFLTCISVQRYLGICHPLASWHKKKGKKLTWLVCAAVWFIVVAQCLPTFVFASTGTQRNRTVCYDLSAPDRSAAYFPYGITLTFTGFLLPFAAILACYCSMARILCQKDELIGLAVHKRKDKAVRMIIIVVIVFSISFLPFHLTKTIYLIVRSSPALPCPALQAFAIAYKCTRPFASMNSVLDPILFYFTQRKFRESTRYLLDKVSSKWRHDHCVTYGS, encoded by the coding sequence ATGGCCAACCTGACAGCCACGAGCAGCGGGAGGAACTCGTGCACCTACCACGAGGAGTTcaagcaggtgctgctgcccctggtGTACTCGGCGGTGTTCGTGGTGGGGCTGCCCCTCAACGCCGTGGTCATCGGGCAGATCTGGCTGGCGCGGCAGGCGCTGAGCCGCACCACCATCTACATGCTCAACCTGGCCGTGGCCGACCTGCTCTACgtctgctccctgcccctgctcatCTACAACTACACCCAGAAGGACTACTGGCCTTTCGGGGACTTCACCTGCAAATTCGTGCGCTTCCAGTTCTACACCAacctgcacagcagcatcttCTTCCTCACCTGCATCAGCGTCCAGCGCTACCTGGGCATCTGCCACCCCCTGGCCTCGTGGCACAagaagaagggcaagaagctgACGTGGCTGGTGTGCGCGGCCGTGTGGTTCATCGTCGTCGCCCAGTGCCTGCCCACGTTCGTCTTCGCCTCCACGGGCACGCAGAGGAACCGCACGGTGTGCTACGACCTGAGCGCGCCCGACCGCTCGGCCGCCTACTTCCCCTACGGCATCACCCTCACCTTCACCGGCTTCCTGCTGCCCTTCGCGGCCATCCTGGCCTGCTACTGCAGCATGGCGCGCATCCTGTGCCAGAAGGACGAGCTCATCGGCCTGGCCGTGCACAAGAGGAAGGACAAGGCCGTGCGCATGATCATCATCGTGGTCATCGTCTTCTCCATCAGCTTCTTGCCCTTCCACCTGACCAAGACCATCTACCTGATCGTGCGCTCCTCGCCCgcgctgccctgcccggccctgcagGCCTTCGCCATCGCCTACAAGTGCACGCGGCCCTTCGCCAGCATGAACAGCGTGCTCGACCCCATCCTCTTCTACTTCACGCAGCGCAAGTTCCGCGAGAGCACACGCTACCTCCTCGACAAGGTGAGCTCCAAGTGGCGCCACGACCACTGCGTCACCTACGGCTCCTAG